The following are encoded in a window of Aromatoleum petrolei genomic DNA:
- a CDS encoding ATP-binding protein, with protein sequence MTNEAWGEEFRTGNPKLDERIRQTMADLVARVERTQGQLLQSEKMAAVGQLAAGVAHEINNPVGFVSSNLGSLELYVNRLFDLLTAYEALEQTLPADHPARLAVTCARETAEIDYLRQDIPDLLRESGEGLARVKRIVNDLKNFSRNDEGEWQHTDLNGGLESTLNVVWNELKYKAHVVRELGELPPVRCIPAQINQVFMNLLVNAAQAIEGSGTITLRSGTDDANAWVEVADTGKGMTPEVMERIFEPFYTTKPIGKGTGLGLSISADIMKRHRGSLTVRSQIGEGSCFRLELPLVEPQPHEDKESTP encoded by the coding sequence ATGACCAATGAGGCGTGGGGCGAGGAATTCAGGACCGGCAACCCGAAGCTCGATGAGCGCATCCGGCAGACGATGGCGGATCTCGTGGCGCGGGTCGAGCGGACGCAGGGGCAGTTGCTGCAATCGGAAAAAATGGCGGCGGTGGGCCAGCTGGCCGCGGGGGTCGCCCACGAAATCAATAACCCGGTCGGTTTCGTGAGCTCGAACCTGGGTTCGCTGGAACTCTACGTCAATCGCCTGTTTGACCTCCTCACGGCTTATGAGGCGCTCGAGCAAACACTCCCGGCCGACCATCCGGCACGTCTTGCCGTCACCTGCGCGCGCGAAACGGCCGAGATCGATTACCTGCGGCAGGATATCCCCGATCTCTTGCGCGAATCCGGCGAGGGACTCGCCCGGGTGAAGCGCATCGTCAACGACTTGAAGAATTTTTCGCGCAACGACGAGGGCGAATGGCAGCACACCGACCTCAATGGCGGACTCGAGAGCACGCTCAATGTCGTGTGGAACGAGCTGAAGTACAAGGCCCACGTGGTTCGGGAGCTCGGCGAGCTTCCGCCGGTGCGCTGCATCCCGGCGCAGATCAACCAGGTGTTCATGAACCTGTTGGTGAACGCCGCACAGGCAATCGAAGGCAGCGGCACGATCACCCTGCGCAGCGGCACCGACGATGCCAATGCGTGGGTGGAGGTCGCGGATACCGGCAAGGGAATGACTCCGGAGGTGATGGAGCGCATCTTCGAGCCTTTCTACACGACCAAGCCGATCGGCAAGGGTACCGGCCTCGGATTGTCGATCTCCGCCGACATCATGAAACGCCACCGCGGATCGCTCACCGTGCGCAGCCAGATCGGCGAAGGCAGCTGCTTCAGGCTCGAACTTCCCCTCGTGGAACCCCAGCCCCATGAAGACAAGGAGTCCACGCCATGA
- a CDS encoding ATPase, T2SS/T4P/T4SS family: MSNYAAFFTGQKDAADPAAVAEKPRYRILFVDDEPAILKALTRIFRSQSYEVLTAGNSTEALARLKEAPVQVIISDYMMPGMNGAELLKHVKKLYPDTIRIMLTGHADTGAVMGAINEGAVYKFILKPWNDDDLRVTVSLALEQFDLVQKNRALTAENAKKSKEISALSRMAVSNRSQLGTMLHKKGLITSAQWQELTRLQGIHKEPLIKLLLERGWVAEKALRKILREDLLVEEVSLGEFRVDSAIAELIPRSFCRKQWVVPLKLEGRRLMLALADPMDAGLIDDIRFTAGLDLKVVMADSEAIQSKIAEVYGSDDGSDIRELETLVGNIDPYEGIEIVIDDDEAVPLDELMAATNEPPAIRLVNAIILEAIRLGASDIHIQPKTKNVVVRLRIDGVLQDKIQIPHALHSPLVSRLKIMAELDISERRRPQDGRITVKSPLRIVDLRISTLPTINGEKVVMRILDRNSQVLSLAGLGFGEAGLAKVRVMVDKPQGLVLATGPTGSGKTTTLYSLLQANASPAKNYITIEDPVEYYLDSAGQVLVKEKIGLTFPAVLRAILRQDPDVVLIGEIRDYETAEVAFHTALTGHQVLSTLHTNSALATIARLLDLGLKPFIVASALEGVIAQRLVRRICRHCRREAVPDSALAARLGSRFAELDRVFAGEGCAQCDGTGYHGRLGLYEILLPDEHLRDLITRGASIREITAHARASGHETLWDDALMKIARGDTTLEEILRVLGPEPE; this comes from the coding sequence ATGAGCAATTACGCCGCCTTCTTCACCGGCCAGAAAGACGCCGCCGACCCCGCCGCGGTTGCCGAGAAGCCCCGCTACCGCATCCTTTTCGTCGACGACGAACCGGCGATCCTCAAGGCGCTGACGCGCATCTTCCGCAGCCAGTCCTACGAGGTGCTCACGGCCGGCAACAGCACCGAGGCCCTTGCACGGCTGAAGGAGGCGCCGGTCCAGGTCATCATCAGTGACTACATGATGCCCGGCATGAACGGCGCCGAGTTGCTCAAGCACGTCAAGAAGCTGTATCCGGACACCATCCGCATCATGCTCACGGGCCACGCCGACACCGGCGCGGTGATGGGCGCGATCAACGAAGGGGCGGTGTACAAGTTCATCCTCAAGCCGTGGAACGACGATGACCTGCGCGTTACGGTGTCGCTGGCACTGGAGCAGTTCGACCTGGTCCAGAAGAACCGCGCGCTGACGGCCGAAAACGCCAAGAAATCGAAGGAGATTTCGGCGCTGTCGCGCATGGCGGTGTCCAACCGCAGCCAGCTTGGCACGATGCTGCACAAGAAGGGGCTGATCACTAGCGCGCAATGGCAGGAACTCACTCGCTTGCAGGGCATCCACAAGGAACCCCTGATCAAGTTGCTGCTCGAGCGCGGCTGGGTGGCCGAGAAGGCGCTGCGCAAGATCCTGCGCGAGGATCTGCTGGTCGAGGAGGTCTCGCTCGGGGAATTCCGCGTCGACTCCGCGATTGCGGAGCTCATCCCGCGCTCGTTCTGCCGCAAGCAATGGGTGGTGCCGCTCAAGCTCGAGGGACGGCGCCTGATGCTTGCGTTGGCCGATCCGATGGATGCCGGCCTGATCGACGACATCCGCTTCACGGCCGGGCTGGACCTGAAGGTCGTGATGGCCGACTCCGAGGCGATCCAGAGCAAGATCGCCGAGGTGTATGGCAGCGACGACGGCAGCGACATCCGTGAACTGGAGACTCTGGTCGGCAACATCGACCCCTACGAGGGCATCGAGATCGTCATCGACGACGACGAGGCGGTGCCGCTCGACGAGTTGATGGCCGCGACCAACGAACCGCCGGCAATCCGCCTCGTCAATGCCATCATCCTGGAAGCGATCCGCCTCGGCGCCTCCGACATCCACATCCAGCCGAAGACCAAGAACGTCGTCGTGCGCTTGCGCATCGACGGGGTGCTGCAGGACAAGATACAGATCCCGCACGCCCTGCACAGCCCGCTGGTGTCACGGCTGAAGATCATGGCCGAGCTGGACATCTCGGAGCGCCGCCGCCCCCAGGACGGGCGCATCACCGTGAAGTCGCCGCTGCGCATCGTCGATCTGCGCATCTCCACCCTGCCGACGATCAATGGCGAAAAGGTCGTGATGCGCATCCTCGACCGCAACTCGCAGGTGCTGAGCCTCGCCGGGCTGGGCTTCGGCGAGGCGGGGCTGGCAAAGGTGCGGGTGATGGTCGACAAGCCGCAGGGCCTCGTGCTCGCGACCGGGCCGACCGGTAGCGGCAAGACCACCACGCTTTATTCGCTGCTGCAGGCAAACGCCTCGCCGGCGAAGAACTACATCACGATCGAGGATCCGGTCGAGTATTACCTCGACAGCGCGGGTCAGGTACTGGTCAAGGAAAAGATCGGGCTCACCTTTCCGGCCGTGCTGCGCGCAATCCTGCGCCAGGATCCGGATGTGGTGCTGATCGGCGAGATCCGCGACTACGAAACCGCCGAGGTCGCCTTCCACACCGCGCTGACGGGCCATCAGGTGCTCTCCACCCTGCACACCAACTCCGCGCTGGCAACCATCGCGCGCCTGCTAGATCTCGGCCTCAAGCCCTTCATCGTCGCGAGCGCGCTGGAAGGTGTCATTGCACAACGCCTGGTGCGTCGCATCTGCCGTCACTGCCGCCGCGAAGCCGTTCCCGATTCCGCCCTCGCCGCCCGCCTCGGCAGCCGCTTTGCCGAACTCGACCGGGTCTTCGCCGGCGAAGGCTGTGCGCAATGCGACGGCACCGGCTACCACGGACGACTGGGGCTGTACGAGATCCTGCTGCCGGACGAGCATCTGCGCGATCTGATCACGCGCGGCGCGAGCATCCGCGAGATCACCGCACATGCGCGGGCAAGCGGACACGAGACGCTGTGGGATGATGCATTGATGAAAATTGCACGGGGCGACACGACGCTCGAGGAAATCCTGCGCGTGCTGGGCCCGGAACCCGAATGA